From a region of the Streptacidiphilus albus JL83 genome:
- a CDS encoding DUF7848 domain-containing protein, translating to MGLTRTFRFRRYDLHPDPTASPLWGAVCVTHSDPADDDAPECGALSGDWDTEARANQWIAEHMRDTGHANYQYIQRSYVNAVPGEWL from the coding sequence ATGGGGCTGACGAGGACGTTTCGGTTTCGTCGGTACGACCTGCACCCCGATCCGACGGCGTCGCCGTTGTGGGGGGCGGTGTGCGTGACCCATTCGGATCCCGCTGACGACGATGCCCCGGAGTGCGGTGCGCTGTCGGGTGACTGGGACACCGAGGCGAGGGCGAACCAGTGGATCGCGGAGCACATGCGGGACACGGGTCATGCCAACTACCAGTACATTCAGCGCTCCTACGTGAACGCGGTGCCGGGTGAGTGGCTGTGA
- a CDS encoding SAM-dependent methyltransferase: MDPGEDSSSFVARMLDFSLGGVVNALAGGRDNCELHRTFARELEEVAPGAGAAARAALAFRQDAAQEMARVHGLSQVLDLGCGLRAPWVSGAGARSGGGLWPGRNPLDVAAIVRAVHPGGRVAFVDDDLHAMVAARALRAEGDGVAVRVVDPLDLGAVFADRGVCRVLDLSEPLGVLAVSLPWRFRVQADAAWWVGRLAGMLAPGSVLAVSQPVSSMSDIRREATGVLRDQAPDWSTAAARFAAAVEVVTVITSPACNAVVSVAAWSSPGRSRLRRCGGWCRRCPGYP, translated from the coding sequence ATGGACCCTGGTGAGGACTCCTCGTCCTTCGTCGCGAGGATGCTGGACTTCTCGTTGGGCGGGGTGGTGAACGCGTTGGCGGGCGGGCGGGACAACTGTGAGCTGCACCGCACGTTCGCTCGGGAGTTGGAGGAGGTGGCTCCGGGCGCGGGTGCGGCTGCGCGGGCGGCGTTGGCGTTCCGGCAGGACGCGGCGCAGGAGATGGCGCGGGTGCACGGGCTGTCGCAGGTGCTCGACCTGGGCTGCGGGTTACGGGCTCCGTGGGTGTCGGGCGCCGGGGCCCGGAGCGGGGGTGGGCTGTGGCCGGGTCGGAACCCGCTGGATGTGGCGGCGATCGTGCGGGCGGTGCACCCGGGCGGGCGGGTCGCGTTCGTGGACGACGACCTCCACGCGATGGTTGCGGCCCGGGCGCTGCGGGCGGAGGGGGACGGGGTCGCGGTGCGGGTGGTTGACCCGCTGGACCTGGGGGCGGTGTTCGCCGATCGGGGGGTGTGTCGGGTGCTGGACCTGTCGGAGCCGTTGGGTGTGCTGGCGGTCTCGCTGCCGTGGCGGTTCCGGGTGCAGGCGGATGCGGCGTGGTGGGTGGGGCGGCTGGCGGGGATGCTCGCGCCGGGCAGTGTGCTGGCGGTCAGTCAGCCGGTCAGCAGCATGAGCGACATCCGACGCGAGGCGACCGGGGTTCTGCGCGACCAGGCCCCGGACTGGTCGACGGCAGCGGCTCGATTCGCGGCGGCTGTCGAGGTGGTCACGGTGATCACGTCACCGGCCTGCAATGCGGTGGTGAGCGTGGCTGCGTGGAGCTCGCCCGGGCGGTCCCGCCTGCGGCGCTGCGGAGGCTGGTGTAGGCGTTGCCCCGGGTATCCGTGA